The proteins below come from a single Magnetococcales bacterium genomic window:
- a CDS encoding Gfo/Idh/MocA family oxidoreductase, which produces MKPGHTIRVAVLGAGPMGRNHLRIYSQLRGIELVGVVDPDPDRLRFATSSFGCPGFPDASQLPDSIDAASIATPPATHAELGILLMNRGVHCLIEKPLATSTDQCQALIDAARNNKVILLVGHVERFNPAIRELTRLLTSGPRILALDARRMSHASSRITDVDVIADLMVHDLDLVMNLVQRPIVRVTAGNVRTTDSPGSDHVCALLGFEGGILATITASRITRHRVRQLSVTADMGWITADLIAQELCIFRQGVGIAASGASGTACPVDHSLERVMVRHAEPLALELQHFIDCVQGEAQPLVTGQQAFAVLEMAETIRRSATEKS; this is translated from the coding sequence GTGAAACCTGGACACACAATTCGCGTCGCGGTTTTGGGCGCCGGTCCGATGGGACGCAATCATCTTCGGATCTATTCCCAACTCCGGGGAATCGAACTGGTCGGAGTCGTCGATCCCGATCCGGACAGGCTGCGTTTTGCCACATCTTCCTTCGGCTGTCCCGGATTTCCCGACGCAAGCCAACTTCCCGATTCCATCGATGCCGCCAGTATCGCCACCCCTCCGGCGACCCATGCCGAGCTTGGCATCCTGCTCATGAACCGGGGGGTTCATTGCCTGATCGAAAAACCACTGGCCACATCGACCGATCAATGCCAGGCCTTGATCGATGCCGCCCGAAACAACAAAGTCATCCTCCTGGTCGGCCATGTCGAACGGTTCAATCCCGCCATTCGGGAACTGACCCGTCTTCTGACCTCGGGTCCGCGCATTCTGGCCCTTGACGCACGTCGCATGAGTCATGCCAGTTCCCGCATCACCGATGTCGATGTCATCGCCGATCTGATGGTTCATGACCTGGACCTCGTCATGAACCTGGTGCAACGTCCCATCGTCCGTGTCACCGCGGGCAATGTCCGCACGACCGATTCCCCAGGTTCCGATCATGTCTGTGCCCTTCTTGGATTCGAGGGGGGAATTCTGGCCACGATCACCGCCAGCCGCATCACGCGCCATCGGGTGCGGCAATTGAGCGTCACCGCCGACATGGGCTGGATCACCGCCGATCTCATTGCCCAGGAACTTTGTATTTTTCGTCAGGGCGTTGGAATCGCCGCCTCCGGGGCATCGGGGACCGCCTGCCCCGTCGATCACTCCCTGGAGCGGGTCATGGTCCGACATGCCGAACCTCTGGCTCTGGAACTGCAACATTTCATCGATTGCGTCCAGGGCGAGGCCCAACCGTTGGTCACGGGACAGCAGGCGTTCG